The nucleotide sequence GAGACCTTGGGAAGACCGGTGTCAGGGCAGTCGAGCAAAACGTTGCCGGGGGCCTCCGCCCACCGCAGGTTGCTCGTGATCGGGACACAGACCACGGTCGCGATGCGGCTGCGGTTGAACGAGTCGCCCTGGACCACGACGACAGGACGCCGGTATCCAGGCTGCGATCCAGCGGGCTCGCCGAGATCTGCCCACCACACCTCGCCCTGAGCGATCACCACTCGGA is from Actinomycetota bacterium and encodes:
- a CDS encoding type II toxin-antitoxin system PemK/MazF family toxin yields the protein MVIAQGEVWWADLGEPAGSQPGYRRPVVVVQGDSFNRSRIATVVCVPITSNLRWAEAPGNVLLDCPDTGLPKVSVANVSQPVTLDRGALTDRVGVLPEAKLELILYGLDIVLGR